From the Hymenobacter yonginensis genome, one window contains:
- a CDS encoding dioxygenase family protein, with product MERKNFLKSLLVGGLSVPAVLSACSKSSDATPATTGTTGGTTGCNVAPTETEGPFPTKVPASYVRSDIRDGKSGYEMTATITITNSNASCSPLAGVLVDIWHCDAEGNYSEYGGTGMQSTNYQNVHFLRGRQTTDANGQVKFTTIFPGWYNGRATHIHVHVYSANGTSLKVTQIAFPEGSGTALAAVNGYAKGLSGYTANKSDNVFSDDTAGIQIATVTGSTAAGFTLAISLGVPA from the coding sequence ATGGAAAGAAAAAACTTCCTCAAAAGCCTGCTCGTCGGCGGGTTATCCGTTCCGGCCGTGCTATCAGCCTGCAGCAAATCGTCGGATGCCACGCCCGCCACCACGGGCACGACCGGTGGAACTACCGGCTGCAACGTAGCCCCCACTGAAACCGAAGGGCCCTTCCCAACCAAAGTGCCGGCCTCCTACGTGCGCAGCGACATCCGCGACGGCAAGTCTGGCTATGAGATGACGGCCACCATCACCATTACTAACAGCAACGCCAGCTGCAGCCCCCTGGCCGGCGTGTTGGTGGACATCTGGCACTGCGACGCCGAAGGCAACTACTCGGAGTACGGCGGCACGGGCATGCAGAGCACCAATTACCAGAACGTGCACTTTTTGCGCGGCCGCCAGACCACCGACGCCAACGGACAGGTGAAGTTTACCACCATTTTCCCGGGCTGGTACAACGGCCGCGCCACCCACATCCACGTGCACGTGTACTCGGCCAACGGCACCTCCCTGAAAGTCACGCAAATTGCCTTCCCCGAGGGCAGCGGCACGGCCCTGGCCGCTGTGAACGGCTACGCCAAAGGCCTGAGCGGCTACACCGCCAACAAGAGCGACAATGTGTTCAGCGACGACACGGCGGGCATCCAGATTGCCACCGTCACGGGCAGTACCGCCGCTGGTTTCACGCTGGCTATTTCCCTGGGCGTGCCGGCGTAG
- a CDS encoding 50S ribosomal protein L25/general stress protein Ctc, which translates to MKSLEIVGFKRANLGKKDAKAIRLESYVPCVLYGGKEQVHFSAPAILFRELLYTPEVHIVDLNVEGTHYSAIVQDAQFHPVNEMLLHVDFLELQEGKEVKMDVPVKYVGVSPGVLAGGKLVSKLRKIRVRATPENLPEFVEVDISELGLGKSIKVSKVVPNNYTILTNEQAPIATVAIPRALKGQMSADK; encoded by the coding sequence ATGAAAAGCCTCGAGATTGTAGGGTTTAAAAGAGCGAATCTCGGTAAGAAGGACGCCAAGGCTATCCGCCTCGAATCGTACGTACCATGCGTATTGTACGGTGGCAAAGAGCAGGTTCACTTCTCTGCCCCCGCTATCCTCTTCCGCGAATTGCTGTACACGCCCGAAGTTCACATCGTGGACCTGAACGTGGAAGGCACGCACTACAGCGCCATCGTACAGGATGCCCAGTTCCACCCTGTAAACGAAATGCTGCTGCACGTTGACTTCCTGGAGCTGCAGGAAGGCAAAGAAGTGAAGATGGACGTGCCCGTGAAGTACGTAGGCGTTTCGCCAGGCGTACTGGCCGGTGGCAAGCTGGTGAGCAAGCTGCGCAAAATCCGCGTGCGTGCTACCCCCGAAAACCTGCCCGAATTCGTAGAAGTAGACATCTCGGAGCTGGGCCTCGGCAAGTCGATCAAGGTGAGCAAAGTTGTGCCAAACAACTACACCATCCTGACCAACGAGCAGGCTCCTATTGCTACCGTGGCCATCCCACGTGCCCTGAAAGGCCAGATGTCGGCCGACAAATAA
- a CDS encoding pirin family protein produces MPGKIFLADQRQHQETAEFRRFSTFHASPAAGAGHMPFGALQGLHEETLAAGSCTTQVAEAAGWVLVLPVTGSVAVHAATDPYAMTVQVEELLLLPVAAGTVVELRNPYSDCAIQLLHLWLAGPAPRVAGAARLFPFRFADLANCLAPVVAGPPVRVALGQLAGRQEVEYVLTDSAHSFFAVVLAGAFEVAGRLLHQHDALGLWDTPRVELEALSYDAVVLVLELPSVPAS; encoded by the coding sequence ATGCCCGGTAAAATCTTTCTAGCCGACCAGCGCCAGCACCAGGAAACGGCCGAATTCCGTCGGTTCAGCACCTTTCACGCGAGTCCGGCGGCCGGGGCCGGGCACATGCCGTTTGGCGCACTCCAGGGTCTGCACGAAGAAACCCTGGCTGCCGGCAGCTGTACCACTCAGGTAGCCGAAGCCGCGGGCTGGGTGCTGGTGCTGCCCGTAACGGGCTCCGTGGCCGTGCACGCCGCCACCGACCCTTACGCCATGACGGTGCAGGTGGAGGAGCTGCTGTTGCTGCCCGTGGCGGCGGGCACCGTGGTGGAGCTGCGCAACCCCTACTCCGACTGCGCCATTCAGCTGCTGCACCTGTGGCTGGCCGGCCCCGCCCCCCGGGTTGCGGGCGCCGCCCGGCTGTTCCCCTTCCGCTTCGCCGACCTGGCCAACTGCCTGGCGCCGGTGGTTGCGGGCCCGCCGGTGCGCGTGGCCCTGGGCCAGCTGGCGGGCCGCCAGGAGGTGGAATACGTGCTCACGGATTCGGCCCATTCTTTTTTCGCGGTGGTGCTGGCCGGGGCCTTCGAGGTGGCCGGCCGCCTGCTGCACCAGCACGATGCCCTCGGCCTCTGGGACACGCCCCGCGTAGAACTGGAAGCGCTAAGTTATGATGCCGTAGTATTGGTGCTGGAGCTGCCGTCGGTGCCCGCGTCCTGA
- a CDS encoding DUF6340 family protein produces the protein MKRPLLLCCFTAMLALGGLASCTTTVHMQALAPASVSMPVQMQRIATANRVLPESPRDKFFDVLEGIFTGEGPLVDRAGAESCTMSVGEALMRNSPRFRVTPASLQLLGRTREFFLPPMAPDYVREVCRRSQVDGLVVLEAFDSDMQLTQSVEERVIKEKDKPDRKVPVTVVHMSMRVVTGFRTYGPQGLVVDQARQEDRLNFVSEGDTYQQALRGLPAPEECIRRVSTRIGDQYARRIAPSYVNLSREVYTRAKRDELLRQANVRVQAEDWEQAATVWRQAAQSTDPKVAGRACYNLAVYHEMNGSLSSAVDFARKAAYDYQLANARDYVRQLQARQQAAQTVEQQMGSSATDGLGGGQ, from the coding sequence ATGAAACGTCCTCTACTCCTCTGCTGCTTCACTGCTATGCTGGCCCTGGGTGGGCTGGCCAGCTGCACTACCACCGTGCACATGCAGGCCCTGGCGCCGGCTTCGGTATCGATGCCCGTGCAGATGCAGCGCATAGCCACCGCCAACCGCGTGCTGCCCGAAAGCCCCCGTGACAAGTTTTTTGATGTGCTGGAAGGCATTTTCACCGGCGAAGGCCCGCTGGTAGACCGCGCCGGGGCCGAGTCGTGCACGATGAGCGTGGGCGAGGCCCTGATGCGCAACAGCCCCCGCTTCCGCGTGACGCCGGCCAGCCTGCAGCTGCTGGGCCGCACCCGCGAGTTCTTCCTGCCCCCCATGGCCCCCGACTACGTGCGCGAAGTGTGCCGCCGCTCGCAGGTAGACGGGCTGGTGGTGCTGGAGGCCTTCGACTCAGACATGCAGCTTACTCAAAGCGTGGAGGAGCGTGTCATCAAGGAGAAAGACAAGCCCGACCGCAAGGTGCCGGTTACGGTGGTGCACATGAGCATGCGCGTGGTGACGGGCTTCCGCACGTATGGCCCGCAGGGGCTGGTAGTGGACCAGGCCCGCCAGGAAGACCGCCTCAATTTTGTAAGTGAAGGCGACACCTACCAGCAGGCGCTGCGCGGCCTGCCCGCCCCCGAGGAGTGCATCCGGCGCGTCTCCACCCGCATCGGCGACCAGTACGCCCGGCGGATTGCGCCTTCCTACGTGAACCTCTCGCGGGAAGTGTACACCCGCGCCAAGCGCGACGAGCTGCTGCGCCAGGCCAACGTGCGGGTGCAGGCCGAGGACTGGGAGCAGGCCGCCACCGTATGGCGCCAGGCCGCCCAAAGCACCGACCCGAAAGTGGCGGGCCGCGCCTGCTACAACCTGGCCGTATACCATGAGATGAACGGCAGCCTGAGCAGCGCCGTGGACTTTGCCCGCAAAGCCGCCTACGACTACCAGCTCGCCAACGCCCGCGACTACGTGCGCCAGCTGCAGGCCCGCCAGCAGGCCGCCCAGACGGTGGAGCAGCAGATGGGCTCGTCAGCAACCGACGGCCTCGGCGGCGGGCAGTAG
- the metG gene encoding methionine--tRNA ligase translates to MASSAPKRYTVTAALPYANGPVHIGHLAGVYLPADIYVRYLRAQQRDVKFICGSDEHGVPITIRAQKEGVTPQQVVDKYHAIIRDSFQDFGVSFDIYSRTSSKTHAEVASGFFKKLYEEGKFIEQTSEQYYDEKADQFLADRYIVGTCPNCGNENAYGDQCEKCGTSLSPTELINPRSMLSGNHPVLRETKHWYLPLDQYEPWLREWIVEGHKQDWKANVYGQCKSWIDQGLHPRAVTRDLDWGVPVPVAGAEGKVLYVWFDAPIGYISATKDLLPDTWETYWKDPETKLVHFIGKDNIVFHCIIFPTMLKAHGDYILPDNVPANEFLNLEGDKISTSRNWAVWLHEYLQDFPGQADVLRYVLCANAPETKDNDFTWKDFQARNNNELVANLGNFVNRAVVLTHKFFEGKVPAAVGFTTEDEDVLRQLQEFPARIGELIDNYRFRDALNELMNLSRLGNKYLADQEPWKLIKTDEARTGTVLHVSLQLAAAMVTLLEPFLPEAAARLGRMLNTEKGTWPQAGRPDALPAGHQLAEAALLFTKIEDATVEAQVQKLLDTKKANELAAAVAAPAKEDVSFEQFQQMDLRIGTIVAAEKVAKTKKLLKLSVDLGFDEPRTIVSGIAEHFLPEALIGQQVQVLLNLAPREIKGIQSQGMLLMAENADGVLSLMQPSSPVRPGSGVA, encoded by the coding sequence ATGGCTTCATCTGCCCCTAAGCGCTACACCGTTACGGCCGCGCTGCCCTACGCCAACGGCCCCGTGCACATCGGCCACTTGGCCGGCGTGTACCTGCCCGCCGACATCTACGTGCGCTACCTGCGCGCCCAGCAGCGCGACGTAAAATTCATCTGCGGCTCCGATGAGCACGGCGTGCCCATCACCATCCGGGCCCAGAAGGAAGGCGTCACGCCCCAGCAGGTAGTCGATAAGTACCACGCCATCATCCGCGACTCGTTCCAGGATTTCGGCGTGTCGTTCGATATCTACTCGCGCACGTCCTCTAAAACGCACGCCGAAGTAGCTAGCGGCTTTTTCAAGAAGCTCTACGAGGAAGGCAAGTTCATCGAGCAGACCTCCGAACAGTACTATGACGAGAAAGCCGACCAGTTTCTGGCCGACCGCTACATCGTGGGGACCTGCCCCAACTGCGGCAACGAAAACGCCTATGGCGACCAGTGCGAGAAGTGCGGCACCTCGCTCAGCCCCACCGAGCTGATCAACCCCCGCTCCATGCTCTCGGGCAACCACCCTGTGCTGCGCGAAACCAAGCACTGGTATCTGCCCCTCGACCAGTACGAGCCCTGGCTGCGCGAGTGGATTGTGGAAGGCCACAAGCAGGACTGGAAAGCCAACGTGTACGGCCAGTGTAAATCCTGGATCGACCAGGGCCTGCACCCCCGCGCCGTAACCCGCGACCTGGACTGGGGCGTGCCCGTGCCGGTTGCCGGGGCCGAGGGCAAGGTGCTGTACGTGTGGTTTGATGCGCCCATCGGCTACATCTCGGCCACCAAAGACCTGCTACCCGACACCTGGGAAACCTACTGGAAAGACCCCGAAACCAAGCTGGTGCATTTCATCGGCAAGGACAACATCGTGTTCCACTGCATCATCTTCCCCACGATGCTCAAGGCCCACGGCGACTATATCCTGCCCGATAACGTGCCCGCCAACGAGTTCCTGAACCTGGAAGGCGACAAAATCAGCACGAGCCGCAACTGGGCCGTGTGGCTGCACGAGTACCTGCAGGATTTCCCCGGTCAGGCCGACGTGCTGCGCTACGTGCTCTGCGCCAACGCCCCCGAAACCAAGGACAACGACTTCACCTGGAAAGACTTTCAGGCCCGCAACAACAACGAGCTGGTAGCCAACCTCGGCAACTTCGTGAACCGGGCCGTGGTACTCACCCATAAGTTCTTCGAAGGCAAAGTACCCGCCGCCGTGGGCTTCACCACCGAGGACGAGGATGTGCTGCGCCAGCTGCAGGAATTCCCGGCCCGCATCGGCGAGCTGATTGACAACTACCGCTTCCGCGACGCCCTGAACGAGCTGATGAACCTCTCGCGCCTCGGCAACAAGTACCTGGCCGACCAGGAGCCCTGGAAGCTCATCAAAACCGACGAGGCCCGTACCGGCACCGTGCTGCACGTGTCGCTGCAGCTGGCCGCCGCCATGGTTACACTGCTGGAGCCCTTCCTGCCCGAAGCCGCCGCCCGTCTGGGCCGGATGCTCAACACCGAGAAAGGCACCTGGCCCCAGGCCGGCCGCCCCGACGCGCTGCCCGCCGGCCATCAGCTGGCCGAAGCCGCGCTGCTGTTCACCAAAATCGAGGATGCTACCGTGGAAGCCCAGGTGCAGAAGCTGCTCGACACCAAGAAAGCCAACGAACTGGCCGCCGCCGTAGCCGCCCCCGCGAAAGAGGACGTGAGCTTCGAGCAGTTCCAGCAGATGGATCTGCGCATCGGCACCATCGTGGCCGCCGAGAAGGTCGCCAAAACCAAAAAGCTGCTCAAACTGAGCGTAGACCTCGGTTTCGACGAGCCCCGTACCATCGTGTCGGGCATTGCCGAGCACTTCCTGCCCGAGGCCCTCATTGGCCAGCAGGTGCAGGTGCTGCTCAACCTCGCCCCCCGCGAAATCAAAGGTATCCAGAGCCAGGGCATGCTCCTGATGGCCGAAAACGCTGACGGCGTACTCAGCCTCATGCAGCCCAGCAGCCCCGTGCGCCCTGGTTCGGGCGTGGCGTAG
- a CDS encoding sensor histidine kinase produces MPLFTSYLASARLLHLIVGALLAVLVFTQPSGGTAAGPFYALQLGLFVVLLGLFYANVHWAVPQLLYRQRLVLYLAFVAGAVLSVGVVHKRVQQQLRRIETARPPRFRAPGPAAGQRPGPPRGGPDGGWVSPAALLAAALVLGLGTSVAAVQRGQRETALRQALEQEKLLTELSWLKAQINPHFFFNTLNNIYSLTLLDGSQAREAIHRLSRMMRYVLYENQNATTTLSQEVQFVRDYLDLMQLRLTDNVTVEFTLPQPLHEVAIAPMLLLTFIENAFKHGVSTEAPSRIRIALRQPTAHTLEVLVENSVFVDRPVALDENSGIGLTNTRRRLALLYPDRHTLTITELTPAHEYRVHLSLEV; encoded by the coding sequence ATGCCGCTTTTCACTTCCTACCTGGCGTCGGCCCGCTTGCTGCACCTCATTGTGGGGGCACTGCTGGCCGTGCTGGTGTTTACCCAGCCCAGCGGGGGCACGGCCGCAGGCCCGTTCTACGCCCTGCAACTGGGCCTGTTTGTGGTGCTGCTGGGCCTGTTTTACGCCAACGTGCACTGGGCCGTGCCTCAGCTGCTGTACCGCCAGCGGCTGGTGCTGTATCTGGCCTTTGTGGCGGGAGCGGTGCTGAGCGTGGGCGTGGTTCACAAGCGGGTGCAGCAGCAGTTGCGCCGGATCGAAACCGCCCGCCCGCCCCGGTTCCGAGCCCCGGGTCCGGCCGCCGGGCAGCGGCCAGGGCCACCGCGGGGCGGCCCGGACGGAGGATGGGTGTCGCCGGCGGCACTGCTGGCGGCGGCGCTGGTGCTGGGGCTCGGCACCAGCGTGGCGGCCGTGCAGCGAGGCCAGCGCGAAACCGCGCTGCGCCAGGCCCTAGAGCAGGAAAAGCTGCTGACCGAACTCTCGTGGCTGAAGGCCCAGATCAACCCGCACTTCTTCTTCAATACCCTCAACAACATCTACTCCCTCACCCTGCTCGATGGCAGCCAGGCCCGGGAGGCCATTCACCGCCTCTCGCGCATGATGCGCTACGTGCTCTACGAAAACCAGAACGCCACCACCACGCTCAGCCAGGAAGTCCAGTTCGTGCGCGACTACCTCGACCTGATGCAGCTGCGCCTGACCGACAATGTAACCGTGGAGTTTACCCTGCCCCAGCCCCTGCACGAGGTAGCCATTGCGCCCATGCTGCTGCTCACATTCATCGAAAACGCCTTCAAGCACGGCGTGAGCACCGAGGCCCCCAGCCGCATCCGCATTGCCCTGCGTCAGCCCACTGCCCACACGCTGGAGGTTTTGGTGGAGAACAGCGTATTTGTCGACCGGCCGGTGGCCCTGGATGAAAACAGCGGCATCGGCCTGACCAACACGCGCCGCCGCCTGGCCCTGCTCTACCCGGACCGTCACACCCTCACCATCACGGAGCTCACTCCTGCCCACGAATACCGCGTCCACCTCTCGCTGGAGGTGTGA
- the pth gene encoding aminoacyl-tRNA hydrolase, which produces MKFLVLCLGNIGPEYADTRHNVGFMVGDYLARKHDAAPWQLGRHAFTTEIKHKGHTYVLVKPTTYMNLSGKAAAHWLSTLKLTKENMVVVTDDLALPFGKLRLKAKGSAGGQNGLKHIQETLGSDEYARLRFGIDSSFSKGRQVDYVLSPFSADENIDLEGRLEKAAEAVLAFGAMGVERAMNVVNVKE; this is translated from the coding sequence ATGAAGTTTCTTGTGCTGTGCCTAGGCAACATCGGGCCGGAATACGCCGATACGCGCCACAACGTGGGCTTTATGGTGGGCGACTACCTGGCCCGCAAACACGACGCCGCGCCCTGGCAGCTGGGCCGCCACGCCTTCACCACTGAAATCAAGCACAAAGGCCACACCTACGTGCTGGTGAAGCCCACCACCTACATGAACCTGAGCGGCAAAGCGGCGGCCCACTGGCTGAGCACCCTCAAGCTCACTAAGGAAAACATGGTCGTCGTCACCGACGACCTGGCCCTCCCCTTCGGCAAGCTGCGCCTGAAAGCCAAGGGCTCAGCCGGCGGCCAGAACGGCCTCAAGCACATTCAGGAAACCCTGGGCTCCGACGAGTACGCCCGCCTACGCTTCGGCATCGACTCCAGCTTCTCGAAGGGCCGGCAGGTGGACTACGTGCTCAGCCCCTTCTCCGCCGACGAAAACATCGACCTGGAAGGCCGCCTGGAAAAAGCCGCCGAAGCTGTGCTGGCTTTTGGGGCTATGGGCGTAGAGCGCGCCATGAACGTGGTGAATGTGAAGGAGTAA
- a CDS encoding ribose-phosphate pyrophosphokinase, with protein MSQQVKIFAGNASHELGLKIAEAFGQPLGDLSIQRFADTELGPSFNESIRGCAVFLIQSTNPPAENLMELMLMVDAAKRASAASVTVVMPYYGYARQDRKDKPRVSIGAKVVADFVQSVGTDRLMTCDLHAGQIQGFFDIPVDHLDGATVTAPYIKSLNLENLIFASPDVGGVVRTRGFAKKFGAEIVVCDKMRLRANEIASMQVIGDVTGMNVVLVDDIVDTAGTICKAAELLMERGAKSVRAVITHGVLSGPAHERILNSALEELVITDTIPLKQENPKVKVISLAPLFAQAIHNVVSHESISSLFV; from the coding sequence ATGTCACAGCAGGTAAAAATATTCGCGGGCAACGCCTCCCACGAACTGGGTTTGAAAATTGCCGAAGCGTTCGGCCAGCCGCTCGGCGACCTGAGCATTCAGCGCTTCGCTGATACGGAGCTGGGGCCGAGCTTCAACGAAAGCATCCGGGGCTGCGCCGTGTTCCTGATTCAGAGCACCAACCCGCCCGCCGAAAACCTGATGGAGCTGATGCTGATGGTAGACGCCGCCAAGCGCGCCTCCGCCGCCTCCGTTACCGTGGTGATGCCCTACTATGGCTACGCCCGCCAGGACCGCAAAGACAAGCCCCGCGTGAGCATCGGCGCCAAAGTGGTGGCCGACTTCGTGCAAAGCGTGGGCACCGACCGCCTGATGACCTGCGACCTGCACGCCGGCCAGATCCAGGGCTTCTTCGATATTCCGGTTGATCATCTGGACGGCGCCACCGTCACGGCCCCTTATATTAAGTCGCTCAACCTAGAGAACCTCATCTTCGCCTCGCCCGACGTGGGCGGCGTGGTGCGCACGCGCGGCTTCGCCAAGAAGTTCGGGGCCGAAATCGTGGTCTGCGACAAGATGCGCCTGCGGGCCAACGAAATTGCCTCGATGCAGGTAATCGGCGACGTTACCGGCATGAACGTGGTGCTCGTGGACGACATCGTGGACACGGCCGGCACCATCTGCAAAGCCGCCGAGCTGCTGATGGAGCGCGGCGCCAAGTCAGTGCGGGCTGTGATTACGCACGGTGTGCTGAGCGGCCCGGCCCACGAGCGGATTCTGAACTCGGCGCTGGAAGAGCTGGTGATTACCGACACCATTCCGCTGAAGCAGGAAAACCCGAAGGTGAAGGTGATTTCGCTGGCCCCGCTGTTTGCGCAGGCCATTCACAACGTGGTGTCGCACGAGAGCATCAGCTCGCTGTTTGTGTAG
- a CDS encoding LytR/AlgR family response regulator transcription factor: MMLTCIAVDDEPLALRLIANFIEQTPFLQLVGSYSSAAAALRGLQQQTTAVDVLFLDIQMPDLNGLELARVLDKGPGTDKPRVVFTTAFNQYALEGYKVDALDYLLKPFDYAEFRRVADKALAYANATRPTAAEPALLPQEDYLYLKVEYQLVRVDFRDILYIEGLKDYVKVYRQSEARPLLSLSSLKSLEERLPARQFMRIHRSFIIALNQVKSVSRSTVQIGSATIPVSDRHREAFDQFLSRWK, translated from the coding sequence ATTATGCTGACCTGTATTGCGGTTGACGATGAGCCCCTGGCGCTCCGGCTGATTGCCAATTTCATTGAGCAGACGCCGTTTCTGCAGTTGGTGGGTAGCTACAGCAGCGCGGCGGCAGCGTTACGCGGCCTGCAGCAGCAGACCACGGCGGTGGATGTGCTGTTCCTCGATATTCAGATGCCCGACCTCAACGGCCTGGAGCTAGCCCGCGTGCTCGACAAAGGCCCCGGCACCGACAAGCCCCGGGTGGTTTTCACGACGGCCTTCAACCAGTACGCCTTGGAAGGCTACAAGGTGGACGCCCTCGATTACCTGCTCAAACCCTTCGACTACGCCGAGTTCCGCCGGGTGGCCGATAAGGCGCTGGCCTACGCCAATGCCACCCGCCCTACCGCCGCCGAGCCAGCCCTCCTGCCCCAGGAGGATTACCTCTACCTGAAAGTGGAATACCAGTTGGTGCGGGTTGATTTCCGGGATATTCTCTACATCGAAGGGCTGAAGGATTACGTGAAGGTGTACCGCCAGAGCGAGGCCCGGCCGCTGTTGTCGCTCAGCAGCCTCAAGTCGCTAGAGGAGCGGCTGCCGGCCCGGCAGTTCATGCGCATCCACCGTTCCTTCATCATTGCCCTCAACCAGGTGAAATCCGTGAGCCGCAGCACCGTGCAGATCGGCAGCGCCACCATCCCCGTCAGCGACCGGCACCGCGAAGCCTTCGACCAGTTTCTGAGCCGCTGGAAGTAG